A region from the Cryptosporangium arvum DSM 44712 genome encodes:
- the dusB gene encoding tRNA dihydrouridine synthase DusB → MEGVSSAPTVVRPLTVGPHTVDPPVVLAPMAGITNVAFRRLCRQYGAGLYVSEMITTRALVERNPKTMGLITFAPDEQPRSIQLYGVDPDVVGRAVDMVVQENLADHVDLNFGCPVPKVTRKGGGSALPFRRKLFAQIVQRAVRATAGTDVPVTVKMRIGIDDDHVTFRDAGRAAEDAGVAAVALHGRTAVQFYGGRANWEPIAELAAALEVPVLGNGDIWEADDAVRMVTETGCAGVVVGRGCLGRPWLFADLAAAFAGRPDRVRPDLGQVATTMRRHAELLAEWKGEAWGLPDFRKHVAWYLKGYPVGSTIRRELGMVSTLTELDDLLGKLDPAAPFPTTEIGEPRGRTTGARRVVLPEGWLDDPDALTAPTDAELDVSGG, encoded by the coding sequence CTGGAGGGCGTGTCTTCCGCTCCGACCGTCGTTCGTCCGCTCACCGTCGGCCCGCACACCGTCGACCCGCCGGTGGTCCTGGCCCCGATGGCGGGCATCACGAACGTGGCGTTCCGGCGCCTCTGCCGGCAGTACGGCGCCGGGCTCTACGTGAGCGAGATGATCACGACCCGCGCGCTCGTCGAGCGCAACCCGAAGACGATGGGCCTGATCACGTTCGCGCCCGACGAGCAGCCCCGCTCGATCCAGCTCTACGGCGTCGACCCGGACGTCGTCGGGCGGGCCGTCGACATGGTCGTGCAGGAGAACCTGGCCGACCACGTCGATCTGAACTTCGGCTGCCCGGTCCCGAAGGTCACCCGCAAGGGCGGCGGATCGGCGCTGCCGTTCCGCCGGAAGTTGTTCGCGCAGATCGTGCAGCGGGCGGTGCGGGCCACCGCGGGCACCGACGTCCCGGTCACCGTCAAGATGCGCATCGGTATCGACGACGACCACGTCACGTTCCGCGACGCGGGCCGCGCGGCCGAGGACGCGGGCGTCGCCGCGGTCGCGCTCCACGGACGGACCGCCGTGCAGTTCTACGGCGGCCGCGCGAACTGGGAGCCGATCGCCGAGCTCGCCGCCGCCCTCGAGGTTCCGGTGCTCGGCAACGGCGACATCTGGGAGGCCGACGACGCCGTGCGCATGGTCACCGAGACCGGCTGCGCCGGAGTCGTCGTCGGGCGCGGCTGCCTCGGCCGCCCGTGGCTCTTCGCCGACCTCGCGGCGGCGTTCGCCGGGCGCCCGGATCGGGTGCGCCCCGACCTCGGCCAGGTCGCGACGACCATGCGCCGGCACGCCGAGCTGCTCGCCGAGTGGAAGGGTGAGGCGTGGGGCCTGCCCGACTTCCGCAAGCACGTGGCCTGGTACCTCAAGGGTTACCCGGTCGGGTCGACGATCCGGCGCGAACTGGGCATGGTGAGCACCCTCACCGAGCTCGACGACCTGCTGGGCAAGCTCGACCCGGCCGCACCGTTCCCCACCACCGAGATCGGCGAACCCCGCGGCCGCACCACCGGCGCCCGCCGCGTCGTCCTGCCCGAGGGCTGGCTCGACGACCCCGACGCTCTGACCGCCCCCACCGACGCCGAACTCGACGTCTCCGGCGGCTGA
- a CDS encoding dihydrofolate reductase family protein, with amino-acid sequence MGKIVITTNATLDGVVQDPTGEEGFDRGGWFERFGGADLAEWARVETEEALGAEALLLGRRSDEWFGTRWSSRTGVWADRLNAMPKYVVSATLERPAWTNVTVLRGDVAKEVAALKQAVDGEILVYASYQLGRALLEHDLVDEVRLVVFPVVLGAGVRLFGATGAAKPLRLQESRALGDNLTFLRFQA; translated from the coding sequence ATGGGAAAGATCGTGATCACGACGAACGCCACGCTCGACGGGGTCGTTCAGGACCCCACCGGAGAGGAAGGGTTCGACCGCGGCGGCTGGTTCGAGCGCTTCGGCGGGGCCGACCTCGCGGAATGGGCCCGGGTCGAGACCGAGGAAGCGCTCGGTGCCGAGGCCCTGCTGCTCGGCCGACGCAGCGACGAGTGGTTCGGCACCCGGTGGTCGTCCCGGACCGGGGTCTGGGCGGACCGGCTCAACGCGATGCCGAAGTACGTCGTCTCCGCGACGCTCGAGCGCCCGGCCTGGACCAACGTGACCGTGCTGCGCGGCGACGTCGCCAAGGAGGTCGCGGCGCTGAAACAGGCCGTGGACGGGGAGATCCTCGTCTACGCGAGCTATCAGCTCGGTCGGGCGCTGCTCGAACACGACCTGGTCGACGAGGTGCGTCTGGTCGTGTTCCCGGTGGTCCTGGGCGCCGGCGTCCGCCTCTTCGGCGCGACCGGTGCCGCCAAGCCCCTGCGACTCCAGGAGAGCCGTGCGCTCGGCGACAACCTCACCTTCCTTCGCTTCCAGGCCTGA
- a CDS encoding DUF952 domain-containing protein, translating to MTTVYKVLRADEWAAAQATEQYEGSPDDLRDGFVHLSTAAQLPGTLDRFFAGETDLMLLAVDTDPLGESLRWESSTGGDPYPHYYGALPMSAVTEATPVRSA from the coding sequence GTGACGACCGTGTACAAAGTTCTCCGTGCCGACGAGTGGGCGGCCGCCCAGGCCACCGAGCAGTACGAAGGCTCGCCCGACGACCTCCGTGACGGCTTCGTCCACCTCTCGACCGCGGCCCAGCTGCCGGGCACCCTGGACCGCTTCTTCGCCGGCGAGACCGACCTGATGCTGCTGGCCGTGGACACCGACCCCCTCGGCGAGAGCCTCCGCTGGGAGTCCAGCACCGGCGGCGACCCCTACCCCCACTATTACGGCGCCCTCCCGATGTCCGCCGTCACCGAAGCGACCCCGGTCCGCTCAGCCTGA
- a CDS encoding nuclear transport factor 2 family protein, protein MPTDAIRELIDRFAVTDVLSTYARLVDERDFAAVGALFTDDCVAEYGVRESDVLRSSAAVTDWLATQLADGTATSHHLSNVTVAFPDADHAETTSYVHAWHGVAGADVDPVVLARYVDRFERTPTGWRIAHRRMFAHGLIGFPDGVIRPLVRREPAAVADGGS, encoded by the coding sequence ATGCCCACCGACGCGATCCGCGAACTGATCGACCGCTTCGCCGTCACCGACGTGCTGTCCACCTACGCCCGACTCGTCGACGAACGGGACTTCGCCGCCGTCGGCGCGCTGTTCACCGACGACTGCGTGGCGGAGTACGGCGTCCGTGAGTCCGACGTCCTGCGCTCCTCGGCCGCGGTGACCGACTGGCTCGCCACGCAGCTCGCCGACGGGACCGCGACCAGCCATCACCTCTCGAACGTGACCGTCGCCTTCCCCGACGCCGACCACGCCGAGACCACGTCCTACGTCCACGCGTGGCACGGCGTCGCCGGAGCCGACGTCGACCCGGTCGTCCTGGCCCGCTACGTCGACCGGTTCGAACGGACGCCGACCGGCTGGCGCATCGCGCACCGCCGCATGTTCGCCCACGGGCTCATCGGCTTTCCCGACGGCGTGATCCGGCCGCTCGTCCGCCGGGAGCCTGCGGCCGTCGCCGACGGCGGCTCGTGA
- a CDS encoding sigma-70 family RNA polymerase sigma factor, with product MAPDLITKARNGDNDAFRELTGPHLVELRVHCYRMLGSFQDAEDALQDTLLAAWRGLGGYREHASLRTWLYRIATNQCLNARRAAGRRPVAEWAPPVADAPQPTGLSDTVWLQPFPDALLADVAGPEARYEQTEAVSLAFVTALQALPPRQLAVLVLRDVLGFRADEVAEMLDSSVESVKSALKRARATLGHRRATEDPPAPGSATEDAITARFVEAWESADVDALVALLTEDVFISMPPTPFEYQGRELVTRFFARIFATGRRFDLVPTRANGQPAFGAYLRTPTGISHGTGLYVLGLAGERIDALTRFENTVLPWFGLPRSVDRDVRRA from the coding sequence GTGGCACCGGATCTGATCACCAAGGCTCGTAACGGCGACAACGACGCGTTCCGCGAACTGACCGGGCCGCACCTGGTCGAGTTGCGGGTGCACTGCTACCGCATGCTCGGCTCGTTCCAGGACGCCGAGGACGCGCTCCAGGACACCCTGCTGGCCGCGTGGCGAGGACTCGGGGGGTACCGGGAACACGCGTCGCTGCGCACCTGGCTCTACCGGATCGCCACCAACCAGTGCCTCAACGCACGCCGCGCCGCCGGTCGGCGTCCGGTCGCCGAGTGGGCGCCGCCGGTCGCCGACGCGCCCCAGCCGACCGGGCTCAGCGACACGGTCTGGCTCCAGCCGTTCCCCGACGCCTTACTGGCCGACGTGGCCGGGCCGGAGGCTCGCTACGAGCAGACCGAGGCCGTCTCGCTGGCCTTCGTCACCGCGCTGCAGGCGCTGCCGCCCCGGCAGCTCGCGGTGCTCGTGCTGCGCGACGTCCTCGGCTTCCGGGCCGACGAGGTGGCCGAGATGCTCGACTCGAGCGTCGAGTCGGTCAAGAGTGCGCTCAAGCGCGCTCGGGCCACCCTGGGACACCGGCGAGCGACCGAGGACCCGCCCGCACCGGGCTCGGCCACCGAAGACGCGATCACGGCGAGATTCGTCGAAGCATGGGAGTCGGCCGACGTCGACGCCCTGGTGGCGCTGCTGACCGAGGACGTCTTCATCTCGATGCCGCCGACCCCGTTCGAATACCAGGGGCGCGAACTCGTCACCCGCTTCTTCGCCCGGATCTTCGCGACCGGCCGGCGGTTCGATCTCGTGCCGACGCGCGCCAACGGCCAGCCGGCGTTCGGCGCGTACCTGCGGACGCCCACCGGCATCAGCCACGGCACCGGCCTCTACGTTCTCGGCCTCGCCGGTGAGCGGATCGACGCGCTGACCCGGTTCGAGAACACCGTCCTGCCCTGGTTCGGGCTCCCTCGCTCAGTGGATCGCGACGTCCGACGCGCGTAG
- a CDS encoding MFS transporter — translation MTAGPATAQRWAVAVTALAGLLVTLDALVVTTALGAIRAAFDTSAEALEWTVTAYVLTFAVLLMPGTALGDRFGRRRVFVAGLVTFAVASAACALAPTVGALIAARAFQGAGAALVMPLALALLSTAVPPDRRAGALGIFTGVTGVAVPLGPLLGGAVVSGISWAWIFWINVPVVAVLVVLASTRLTESFGPRNRTDPVALLLVAGAALGLVWGLVRGNAAGWTSVEVLSSLVAGVLLVVGFAGWQRRAAEPLVPADVLGSRAFVVGAVAIFLQWGSVLGALFFMAQFLQDGLGFSPLRAGLGLVPWGATTFLVPPIAGHFIGRVGVRPFIVAGLGLHAAAMVWIAVIVDPGLGYGQLIAPLVVSGTGVALALPATQAAALSGVGPGSVGAASGAYSTMRQLGGVFGVAVVVSAFLAAGSYASPRTFATGFAAALAACAALSLVGALTGLVAPRSSAPAARPVVTGRVTAS, via the coding sequence GTGACCGCGGGACCCGCGACCGCCCAGCGCTGGGCGGTCGCGGTGACGGCGCTCGCCGGGCTGCTCGTCACCCTGGATGCGCTCGTCGTCACCACCGCGCTCGGCGCGATCCGGGCCGCGTTCGACACGTCGGCGGAGGCGCTGGAGTGGACGGTCACGGCCTACGTCCTGACGTTCGCGGTGCTGCTCATGCCGGGGACGGCGCTGGGGGACCGGTTCGGGAGGCGGCGCGTGTTCGTCGCCGGGCTGGTGACGTTCGCGGTCGCGTCGGCGGCCTGTGCGCTCGCCCCGACGGTGGGCGCGTTGATCGCGGCCAGGGCGTTCCAGGGCGCCGGTGCCGCACTCGTCATGCCGCTGGCCCTGGCGTTGCTGAGCACGGCCGTTCCGCCCGACCGGAGGGCCGGTGCGCTCGGGATCTTCACCGGCGTGACCGGGGTGGCGGTACCGCTGGGTCCGCTGCTGGGCGGGGCCGTGGTCTCCGGGATCTCCTGGGCGTGGATCTTCTGGATCAACGTGCCGGTGGTCGCGGTGCTCGTCGTCCTGGCCTCCACCCGGTTGACCGAGTCCTTCGGCCCGCGGAACCGGACGGACCCGGTGGCGCTGCTGTTGGTGGCCGGGGCGGCGCTCGGCCTGGTCTGGGGCCTGGTGCGCGGTAACGCGGCCGGCTGGACCAGCGTCGAGGTGCTCTCCAGCCTGGTGGCCGGTGTGCTGCTGGTCGTCGGGTTCGCCGGGTGGCAGCGGCGGGCCGCCGAACCGCTGGTCCCGGCCGACGTGCTCGGCTCCCGGGCCTTCGTGGTCGGCGCGGTGGCGATCTTCCTGCAGTGGGGCTCGGTGCTGGGCGCGCTCTTCTTCATGGCCCAGTTCCTGCAGGACGGTCTCGGGTTCAGCCCGTTGCGTGCCGGGCTCGGGCTCGTGCCGTGGGGCGCGACGACGTTCCTCGTGCCGCCGATCGCCGGTCACTTCATCGGCCGCGTGGGGGTACGGCCGTTCATCGTGGCCGGTCTGGGGCTGCACGCGGCGGCGATGGTCTGGATCGCGGTGATCGTCGACCCGGGCCTGGGGTACGGGCAGTTGATCGCGCCGCTCGTCGTGTCCGGTACCGGCGTGGCCCTGGCGCTGCCGGCCACCCAGGCCGCCGCGCTGAGCGGGGTCGGACCGGGGTCGGTCGGAGCGGCGTCGGGGGCGTACAGCACGATGCGCCAGCTCGGCGGCGTGTTCGGCGTCGCGGTGGTGGTGTCGGCGTTCCTCGCCGCCGGCAGCTACGCGTCGCCGCGGACCTTCGCCACCGGTTTCGCGGCCGCGCTCGCGGCCTGCGCGGCGTTGTCGCTGGTCGGAGCGCTGACCGGCCTGGTCGCGCCCCGGTCGTCCGCGCCGGCCGCCCGTCCGGTGGTGACCGGCCGGGTGACCGCGTCGTGA
- a CDS encoding ABC transporter substrate-binding protein, giving the protein MQPLRDKDPQRLGRYRLVGRLGAGGMGIVYAGVAEEPDGRTRQVAVKVIHPHLADAPEFRTRFRSEATLAARVARFSTAAVLDVDVEGEQPFLVTEFVDGPTLQDVVEEQGPLHGGALDAVAIGIATALVAIHEAGIVHRDLKPSNVILSRFGPRVIDFGIARAADLVSGLTSGAIGSPPYMAPEQFRGSAVTPATDVHAWGAAVCFAGSGTPPFGVGPPEVMLYRTLEREPGLGELDAPLRDLVAAALRKEPGERPGTQELLAALTLQRPGVLPSVPPPARVTPSDADEVSRTTVHLNSPHPLTAEFTTPPPTVGEPDEASGAVGGPVSVAEADRGAGRRGRKRRVALGTTAAAVVLAVAAGAGVIWAQWPEQNHRAVAPSKPDLTVKQYAADDAATGPAPAVPGARRGGTVTVYAQAQYWELDPVQNRYPDGMMGSSRLLARTLTGYREDGLTGATLVGDLATDTGRSSDGGRTWEFTIRPGVKFADGQAVTARDVANGIARSFGERATGFTYLQRWLAGQADFRAVYTGPTPKAPYPPGVEAPDDRTLRLTFPAPHPDLPTVAALPTTAAVPSGWRYSDADPVPVTGPYRVVTHELRKSLTLERNPAWNPATDPIRVAYPERYDVRFLPDRAAVTSLMMSDEQPGSVQLSTLDPTQIENVYDQRQTGRLVDGVGTGHRDLCFNASRVKDPARRRALALAFDPEAALNSTGTDLVGDYASSLLSPRVPGYPANPDRTKRSGDPAKARALLGDARVNLVYAFRDTPDGNQLAAAVKEAFARANVTVELRPVRQDQFAAAIARRTNPYDLYLCEYAPDYLDGNAMLGPLYSSSGIRAVGSTNISYLNEPSVDAELARIATLPDRGDAAEAYGALARRILTEFAPAIPYFDQRRLALRGSQVQGMFVSTFWAVPDVGRVWVRD; this is encoded by the coding sequence GTGCAGCCGCTTCGTGACAAGGACCCGCAGCGGCTCGGCCGTTACCGGCTCGTCGGCCGTCTCGGTGCCGGCGGCATGGGCATCGTCTACGCGGGGGTCGCCGAAGAACCGGATGGGCGCACGCGTCAGGTCGCGGTCAAGGTGATCCATCCGCACCTGGCCGACGCCCCGGAATTCCGGACCCGGTTCCGGTCGGAGGCCACGCTCGCGGCGCGGGTGGCCCGGTTCAGTACGGCCGCGGTGCTCGACGTCGACGTCGAGGGCGAGCAGCCGTTCCTGGTCACGGAGTTCGTCGACGGACCGACGCTGCAGGACGTCGTGGAGGAGCAGGGTCCGCTGCACGGCGGCGCCCTGGACGCGGTGGCGATCGGGATCGCGACCGCGCTGGTGGCGATCCACGAGGCCGGGATCGTGCACCGTGACCTGAAGCCCAGCAACGTGATCCTGTCGCGGTTCGGGCCGCGGGTGATCGACTTCGGCATCGCCCGCGCGGCCGACCTGGTGAGCGGGTTGACCAGCGGCGCGATCGGATCGCCGCCGTACATGGCGCCGGAGCAGTTCCGGGGGTCCGCGGTCACGCCGGCGACCGACGTGCACGCCTGGGGCGCGGCGGTGTGTTTCGCCGGCTCGGGCACTCCCCCGTTCGGGGTGGGTCCGCCCGAGGTGATGCTCTACCGGACGCTCGAGCGGGAGCCGGGGCTGGGCGAGCTCGACGCGCCGCTGCGTGACCTCGTCGCGGCCGCGTTACGCAAGGAACCCGGTGAGCGGCCGGGCACCCAGGAACTGCTGGCCGCCCTGACGCTGCAGCGCCCCGGGGTGCTGCCGTCGGTGCCACCGCCGGCCCGCGTCACTCCGTCGGACGCCGACGAGGTGAGCCGGACGACCGTGCACCTGAACTCGCCGCATCCGCTGACCGCCGAGTTCACCACGCCCCCTCCGACCGTGGGGGAACCCGACGAAGCAAGTGGTGCCGTCGGAGGTCCGGTCAGCGTCGCGGAGGCCGACCGGGGTGCCGGGCGGCGAGGGCGGAAGCGGCGGGTGGCGCTGGGCACGACCGCGGCGGCCGTGGTGCTGGCCGTGGCGGCCGGTGCCGGTGTGATCTGGGCGCAGTGGCCCGAGCAGAACCACCGGGCGGTCGCACCATCGAAGCCCGACCTCACCGTGAAGCAGTACGCCGCGGACGACGCGGCGACCGGCCCGGCCCCCGCCGTGCCCGGCGCCCGACGCGGCGGCACGGTCACGGTGTACGCGCAGGCGCAGTACTGGGAACTCGACCCGGTGCAGAACCGCTACCCCGACGGCATGATGGGCAGCTCCCGCCTCCTGGCCCGCACCCTCACCGGGTACCGCGAGGACGGGCTGACCGGCGCGACCCTCGTCGGCGATCTGGCCACCGACACCGGCCGCAGCTCCGACGGCGGCCGCACCTGGGAGTTCACCATCCGCCCCGGCGTCAAATTCGCCGACGGCCAGGCGGTCACCGCACGCGACGTCGCGAACGGCATCGCGCGCTCGTTCGGTGAGCGGGCCACCGGCTTCACGTACCTGCAGCGCTGGCTGGCCGGCCAGGCGGACTTCCGCGCCGTGTACACCGGCCCCACCCCGAAAGCGCCGTACCCGCCGGGTGTCGAGGCCCCCGACGACCGGACGCTCCGGCTGACGTTCCCGGCTCCGCACCCCGACCTCCCCACGGTCGCCGCGCTCCCCACGACCGCGGCCGTCCCGAGCGGCTGGCGCTACTCCGACGCCGACCCGGTCCCGGTCACCGGTCCGTACCGCGTCGTCACGCACGAACTGCGCAAGTCGCTGACGCTGGAGCGCAACCCGGCCTGGAACCCGGCGACCGACCCGATCCGCGTCGCCTACCCCGAGCGCTACGACGTCCGCTTCCTCCCGGACCGGGCGGCGGTGACGAGCCTGATGATGAGCGACGAACAGCCGGGCAGCGTCCAGCTCAGCACCCTCGACCCGACCCAGATCGAGAACGTCTACGACCAGCGGCAGACCGGACGGCTGGTCGACGGCGTCGGGACCGGGCACCGGGACCTGTGCTTCAACGCGTCGCGCGTGAAGGACCCGGCACGCCGCCGCGCGCTCGCGCTGGCGTTCGACCCGGAGGCCGCGCTCAACTCGACCGGCACCGACCTGGTCGGGGACTACGCGAGCAGCCTGCTCTCCCCCCGCGTGCCCGGTTACCCGGCCAACCCCGACCGGACGAAGCGGTCGGGCGACCCGGCCAAGGCGCGCGCCCTCCTCGGCGACGCCCGGGTGAACCTCGTCTACGCGTTCCGGGACACACCGGACGGCAACCAGCTGGCGGCCGCGGTGAAGGAGGCGTTCGCGCGGGCGAACGTGACCGTGGAGCTGCGTCCGGTGCGCCAGGACCAGTTCGCGGCGGCCATCGCGCGCCGCACCAACCCCTACGACCTGTACCTGTGCGAGTACGCGCCGGACTACCTGGACGGCAACGCGATGCTCGGCCCGCTCTACTCGAGCTCCGGCATCCGCGCCGTCGGCAGCACGAACATCAGCTATTTGAACGAGCCGTCGGTCGACGCCGAACTGGCCCGCATCGCGACGCTGCCCGACCGGGGTGACGCGGCCGAAGCCTACGGAGCGCTGGCCCGGCGGATCCTGACCGAGTTCGCGCCGGCGATCCCGTACTTCGACCAGCGGCGGCTGGCGCTGCGCGGGTCGCAGGTGCAAGGGATGTTCGTGAGCACGTTCTGGGCCGTGCCCGACGTCGGGCGGGTCTGGGTCCGGGACTGA
- a CDS encoding XdhC family protein: MRELGRTVAEWLGAGHRVAVARVVDVHGFGAVPAGEVLAVRDDGARAGELLRGVADPVISGAVPAALSGAPSVVNAPVGESDAVAAGLACAGSARVLVHAVSDASVWTALAEGSPVALATSLVSGESTVPGSPDGPDGAVAAEASRLLAAGATGRSVVGDVLVDAWVPTPSVVTIGGGVLAAAIAAQAELLGWAARNVSTVSEAVAEVAAFGPADVLVLLDHDPAMDEVLRVGLSHGRGFLGALGSRRTQAARRERLLAAGVPADAVGRVHGPVGLDLGARSPAETAVSIVAEVLATRSGRGGAALRASDVAIH; this comes from the coding sequence ATGCGTGAACTCGGGCGGACGGTGGCGGAGTGGTTGGGCGCGGGGCACCGGGTCGCGGTGGCGCGCGTCGTGGACGTGCACGGCTTCGGGGCGGTGCCGGCCGGTGAGGTGCTGGCGGTGCGCGACGACGGAGCCCGCGCCGGGGAGCTGTTGCGCGGGGTCGCCGATCCGGTGATCTCCGGTGCCGTGCCGGCGGCGCTGTCGGGGGCGCCGTCGGTGGTGAATGCACCCGTCGGGGAGTCGGACGCGGTCGCCGCCGGGTTGGCGTGCGCGGGTTCGGCCCGCGTGCTCGTCCACGCGGTGTCCGACGCGTCGGTGTGGACCGCGCTGGCGGAGGGTTCGCCGGTGGCGCTGGCGACGTCGCTGGTCTCGGGAGAGTCGACGGTCCCGGGTTCGCCGGACGGGCCGGACGGGGCCGTCGCGGCGGAGGCGTCGCGGTTGCTCGCGGCCGGCGCCACCGGGCGTTCGGTGGTGGGGGACGTGCTCGTGGACGCGTGGGTGCCGACGCCGAGCGTCGTGACGATCGGCGGGGGTGTGCTGGCCGCGGCGATCGCGGCCCAGGCCGAGCTCCTCGGGTGGGCGGCCCGGAACGTGTCGACGGTCTCCGAGGCCGTCGCCGAGGTCGCCGCGTTCGGGCCGGCCGACGTCCTGGTGCTGCTCGACCACGACCCGGCGATGGACGAGGTGCTGCGCGTCGGGCTCTCCCACGGGCGGGGTTTCCTGGGTGCGCTCGGGTCGCGTCGCACCCAGGCTGCGCGTCGCGAACGCCTGCTCGCCGCCGGGGTCCCCGCCGACGCGGTGGGGCGCGTCCACGGCCCGGTCGGGCTCGACCTAGGTGCGCGCTCACCGGCCGAGACCGCGGTGAGCATCGTCGCCGAGGTGTTGGCGACCCGCTCCGGTCGTGGTGGCGCGGCCCTACGCGCGTCGGACGTCGCGATCCACTGA